The DNA segment TTTTTAGAGATGCCCATTATGTAAAATGAAGAGGGGTTTGAAAAATAAGGCGGATATTCTCTCAGAGACTTTTTTACTATCAGCAGCTCTTCACCTTACCGCTTGAGGTTATGAGAAATTTGTTCTTGTCTATTCTAAGACTGATGTTTCCGCACGCTGCCCTGGTGAGGCCTTTTTGTTCGAGGAGCTTTCCTGTCTTGATGATCTCTTTTCTTGGGTCAATAATTGTCTGATGGTGAGGATGATGCCGTCGGCATCTATTCCGTAACGGGCGCGCAATATGTTTTGCGGGCCCTGTTCTATAAACTTGTCGGGCAACCCCAGTATATTGATCGATATATTGTTCGCCTTATTCTCGTTAAGCCATTCGCTGACGGCCGATCCGAAACCTCCGGCGATGGCGTTTTCTTCGACCGTTATCCAGCGCTTGCACTTGTCGGCGAGCGAACCCAGCATTGCCTCATCCAGCGGCTTTACGAAGCGGGCGTCTAGCACGGATGCCTTGATGCCCTCTTTTTCAAGAGAGCGCGCCGCTTCAATTGCGCTCCAGACACAATTCCCCACGGCAATTATCGCGATATCGGAGTTTAGGTTGCCGAACATTAGTTCCATTTTGCCCAGCTCTATCTTTCTATAGTTCTTCTCTATCGTAACTCCTTCGACGCTCCCTCGGGGATACCTTACCGCCGCCGGTTTTCCCGAGTAGATGGCGGTGAATAGCATCTGTTTTAGCATGTTCTCATCGCGGGGCGCCATGACGACCATGTTAGGCATCTGTCTTAAATAAGAAAGATCGAACACCCCGTGATGGGTCGGACCATCGTCTCCTACGAGCCCCGCCCTGTCGACCGCAAATGTTACCGGAAGATTTTGCAGGCAGACATCGTGAAGGATGTGGTCATAGGCCCTTTGCATGAAGGTGGAGTAAAGCGCAACAACCGGTCTGAAGCCTTCGGTAGCAAGCCCTGCAGCGAATGTCACCGCGTGTCCTTCGGCAATGCCAACATCATGGAACTGCTCTGGCAATTCTTTAGAAACGCCTTCCATTCCCGTTCCGGTCGACATGGCAGCCGTGATGGCAGCGATATTTCCATCCTGCTTCGCAAGCTCAAGAACTGTCCCTCCGGCGACTTGTGTGTATGTCTGTTTTGTTGACGGAGGGGTTTCCCCGGTCTCTTTGTCAAAAGGCCCTGTGCCGTGGAATTTTGTAGGATTCTCTTCCGCAGGTTTGTAACCGCGGCCCTTTTTGGTGATGACATGCACAAGGATAGGGGATTCTCCAACAGGTGTTTCCTTGATCGCCCTGAATACGCGCGTGAGCTCTGTCAGATTATGCCCGTCAAGAGGTCCGATATATAAAAAGCCGAACGACTCGAACATGAAACCTGGGGTGAAGAGCCCGGTCGCAACCTCTTCGACCTTTCTTGCGAGTTTCCAGAGGTCTTTACCGCGCTTTGGCAGCAGAGTGAGCAATTTATTCTTGAACCAGCGTCTTATTTTAACGCAGCGCTTGCTGTAAAGATGCATCGAGAAGAACTTTGAAAGGGCGCCCACGTTCGGAGATATCGACATCTTGTTGTCATTCAGGACGACGATGAGATTTCCGGTTCTGAAACCGCCGTGATTGAGTCCTTCAAATGCAAGGCCTCCCGTCATTGAGCCGTCGCCTATGACGGCGATCGCTCGGTTATCAAGTTCACGTCTCTTAAAGGCCTTGGCAATCCCTAAGGCCGCCGAGATAGAAGTTGAGGCGTGTCCGGCACCGAAGGGGTCAAAGATGCTCTCTTCTCTTTTTGTAAAACCGGAAAGTCCGCCAAGTTTACGGATCGTCTTAAATTGTTCGCGTCTTCCGGTAAGTATCTTGTGCGCGTATGACTGATGTCCGACATCCCAGATAATCTTGTCGTTCGGAGCGTCAAAGACGTAGTGGAGCGCTAGCGTCAGGTCAACGACACCGAGACTCGGCGCCAAGTGCCCGCCGTTTGTACTGACAACGTCGACGATATATTGCCTTACTTCCGTGGCTAGCTGGGGAAGCTGCTCCGGCGCGAGCTTCTTGAGGTCCGAAGGGCTGTTTATATTCTCTAAGATCGTCATTTTTCGCCTACTTTTGACACTTTTTTCTATTTGTCAAGGAGGCAAATTACGATATTTATGGTTGAGAGCCTAATGATTATTTGTTATCCTCCGGAGCCTGTGAAGAGAATAAACCTTATAGTCTTAATATTATTAGCTTTTTCATCCGTTGCCGGCACCGCAGAGATAATCGTGACCGATGCCGGCCACCGGACAATCGGTTACATAAAAGATGACGGGACGGTGACCAGCGCGGGACGTTCAACGGTTGGGCATATAAAAGATAATGGCACGGTTGAAAATGCGCACCATGGGATTGTAGGCCGCATTAAGGATAATGGAACCGTAGAGAATGCACGTTATTCAGCCATCGGTTATCTAAAAAATGACGGCACGATAGAAAACAGAAACCATAGTACCATCGGACGTTTAAAAAAAGACGGGAGCATAGAGAATGCCGGCTATTCCACCGCGATGAGGCTCAAAAATTTTGACGGGAAAAGGAAAAAGGCCGCCGACCATATCTTCTTTTTCAACTCCTTGATATCAGGTCCTTCCTCTCCTTGAAAATTCGCGTGAAACCTCTCTGTTAATATCGCGCTTCTTTATGGAATCGCGCTTATCGTATGATCTTTTCCCTTTTGCCAGTGCTATCTCCAGTTTTGCGCGGCCGTTCTTAAAGTACATCTTGGTGGGGACTATGGTGAGCCCTCGTTCCTTTAGCTTTTGCTCGATTTTCAGTATCTCCCTTTTATGAAGAAGGAGCTTTCTGTCTCTCTTAGGTTTGTGGTTCAAATAGTTGGCCGGCTCATAGGGGCTTATGTTGGCGTTCACGAGCCAGATCTCGTGGGACTTTACCATCGCGTAGGCCTCGCTGATGTTGGCGGACGACTCGCGCAGTGATTTTGTCTCGCTTCCGGTCAGAACAAGCCCCGTTTCAAAGCGATCTTGCAGTATATAATTGAAGGAGGCCTTGCGGTTGGTTGCTATGATTTTCTCGCTCATATTGCTATAAAAGACCGCCGCTTATCACAAGCTTGGAAGCCTCTTCAACCGACATGTTGAGTCTTTTTAGCTTTCTTTCCGGAACGATCAGTAAAAAACCCGATGTCGGATTTGGCGATGTGGGAACAAAAACCTTCAAATATTTTTCATTGATATCGGGTGATATGTCTGCGTCTACATCCCCGGTGATGAATGCAATGGCAAATGAGCCCTCTTTCGGGTATTCAACCAGCGCAACTCCTTTGAACTTATCTTCTTGAGAGGTGAACGCCGTCTGAAGGATCTGTTTTAGGGCATTATATATAGACCTGCCAAAAGGGAGCCTGTTGAGAAGCGAATCGCCGAACGCTATCAATTTTTTACCGAGATAGAGTCTCGTGATAACTCCGACAAGAAGTATGATGCCTACCGTCAATACAAGTCCGGCTCCGGGGATCCGATCGAATGACAAAAAAGAAGGCTTAAAAAAATCGGGGAGGAGTGATATGAAGAACCCATCGGCCCACTCAATTATCGACTTAAGTATCCAGAGGGTGACGGCGATCGGTACTATGACCACGGTGCCTGCTATGAAGTATTTTTTAAAGAGGTCTTTAATGGCTTTGAGGAACATTAGCTTTTAAGTATCTCGCC comes from the Deltaproteobacteria bacterium CG11_big_fil_rev_8_21_14_0_20_49_13 genome and includes:
- a CDS encoding SsrA-binding protein → MSEKIIATNRKASFNYILQDRFETGLVLTGSETKSLRESSANISEAYAMVKSHEIWLVNANISPYEPANYLNHKPKRDRKLLLHKREILKIEQKLKERGLTIVPTKMYFKNGRAKLEIALAKGKRSYDKRDSIKKRDINREVSREFSRRGRT
- the dxs gene encoding 1-deoxy-D-xylulose-5-phosphate synthase, with protein sequence MTILENINSPSDLKKLAPEQLPQLATEVRQYIVDVVSTNGGHLAPSLGVVDLTLALHYVFDAPNDKIIWDVGHQSYAHKILTGRREQFKTIRKLGGLSGFTKREESIFDPFGAGHASTSISAALGIAKAFKRRELDNRAIAVIGDGSMTGGLAFEGLNHGGFRTGNLIVVLNDNKMSISPNVGALSKFFSMHLYSKRCVKIRRWFKNKLLTLLPKRGKDLWKLARKVEEVATGLFTPGFMFESFGFLYIGPLDGHNLTELTRVFRAIKETPVGESPILVHVITKKGRGYKPAEENPTKFHGTGPFDKETGETPPSTKQTYTQVAGGTVLELAKQDGNIAAITAAMSTGTGMEGVSKELPEQFHDVGIAEGHAVTFAAGLATEGFRPVVALYSTFMQRAYDHILHDVCLQNLPVTFAVDRAGLVGDDGPTHHGVFDLSYLRQMPNMVVMAPRDENMLKQMLFTAIYSGKPAAVRYPRGSVEGVTIEKNYRKIELGKMELMFGNLNSDIAIIAVGNCVWSAIEAARSLEKEGIKASVLDARFVKPLDEAMLGSLADKCKRWITVEENAIAGGFGSAVSEWLNENKANNISINILGLPDKFIEQGPQNILRARYGIDADGIILTIRQLLTQEKRSSRQESSSNKKASPGQRAETSVLE